A region of the Bacteroidales bacterium genome:
GTATGATAATATTCTTTGTTCACCTTCTAATTCTCGGTATACATTAACGTTATGAGAAACCTCAAGAGTTCCAAGATATTCTCCTTTATCGTTCCGCATGGCAAAGTATTCGATATGAATCATTTTGCCACCCATATTGATCCAGAAAGGGGCTCTGTTTGCTTTTCCGGATTTAAAGTCATCAATAATTTTGTCCACAATATGAGCACTTGCTGGTGGATGACAATTTCTTACATCTCTGTTTAAAATTGCTCTGTTGCGCTGAAAAATTCGTTCAGAACCTTGCGAAAAGTATTTTACTTTATCGTCTTTGTCAACGAAGGTCATATCAATTGGCAAGGTGTTTAATAGGGTCATCAATTCTTCAGGAGAAAAACTTCCAGAATGCAATTGAATATTTCCGCCTACTTTTTGAGCATCGTTAATGGATTCTTCTGCGGCCCCTTCAGGCTTCCATTCATCCTTAGGATCGTAAAGGCAATAGCCAATTTCGAGCGATTGTTTACTGATTTCATACCAATCGGCATCGGTGAGTTTATCATTTGACATAGGGAAAAGAATTTCTTCTTCTTTTACTGTCATTTCATCAACACCTATGGCTGCAGGGAGCAAAACTATTTCGGCAGAAGCCAATAATTCTTCGGCAGAAATATTTTCAGTTTTTAAGATCTCAATACCGCCTTTTATTAATTCGCGAATCTCATCATGTTTACCCCACATTACTTTAGGTGGTCCGGTTATGCCTTGATTCTCTAAA
Encoded here:
- a CDS encoding DUF438 domain-containing protein encodes the protein MSELINNSAERKKQLKELILKLHEGGSQEDVREELLSSLSQIPYGEVVEVEQELISEGLPEEEILKLCDAHSKVLTGHVDLSGFKYVPPGHPIDVFTKENKELKQVVQQVKDLFTAIENNPETNFQTNILALRALFNDLLDADKHYQRKEYLLFPYLENQGITGPPKVMWGKHDEIRELIKGGIEILKTENISAEELLASAEIVLLPAAIGVDEMTVKEEEILFPMSNDKLTDADWYEISKQSLEIGYCLYDPKDEWKPEGAAEESINDAQKVGGNIQLHSGSFSPEELMTLLNTLPIDMTFVDKDDKVKYFSQGSERIFQRNRAILNRDVRNCHPPASAHIVDKIIDDFKSGKANRAPFWINMGGKMIHIEYFAMRNDKGEYLGTLEVSHNVNVYRELEGEQRILSYK